A genome region from Labrus mixtus chromosome 9, fLabMix1.1, whole genome shotgun sequence includes the following:
- the rnf7 gene encoding RING-box protein 2 produces MDDGDEPGLVSLSHNTSSGSKSGGDKMFSLKKWNAVAMWSWDVECDTCAICRVQVMDACLRCQAENKQEDCVVVWGECNHSFHNCCMSLWVKQNNRCPLCQQDWVVQRIGK; encoded by the exons ATGGATGACGGTGACGAGCCGGgtttagtctctctctctcacaacactTCCTCAGGCTCAAAGTCCGGCGGGGACAAAATGTTTTCCCTAAAGAAGTGGAACGCTGTCGCTATGTGGAGCTGGGACGTCGAGTGTGACACTTGTGCCATCTGCCGGGTACAAGTCATGG acGCTTGCCTCCGATGTCAGGcggaaaacaaacaagaggacTGTGTTG TTGTTTGGGGAGAATGCAACCACTCCTTCCATAACTGCTGCATGTCCCTTTGGGTGAAGCAGAACAATCGCTGCCCCCTCTGCCAGCAGGACTGGGTGGTTCAGAGAATCGGCAAATAA